In a single window of the Mycobacteriales bacterium genome:
- a CDS encoding metalloregulator ArsR/SmtB family transcription factor codes for MSAAPSGIDVVGALRALGEPHRLALLQALRLQERCVRDLVAAVGLSQPLVSHHLGRLAAAGLVTSRYAHGFTHYALDAGGLAALDEAVGALLDVRNLPASAHPGGNDRCCR; via the coding sequence GTGAGTGCTGCCCCGTCGGGGATCGACGTCGTCGGCGCACTGCGCGCCCTCGGTGAGCCGCACCGGCTCGCGCTCCTGCAGGCCCTGCGCCTGCAGGAGCGGTGCGTGCGGGACCTCGTCGCCGCCGTCGGGCTCAGCCAGCCGCTGGTGAGCCACCACCTGGGCCGGCTGGCCGCGGCGGGTCTGGTCACGAGCCGGTACGCCCACGGCTTCACCCACTACGCACTCGACGCCGGAGGACTCGCTGCCCTGGACGAGGCGGTGGGCGCGCTGCTGGACGTCCGCAACCTGCCGGCCTCGGCACACCCGGGTGGCAACGACCGCTGTTGCCGCTGA
- a CDS encoding methyltransferase domain-containing protein has product MTPLSTGPDVEQAVAERYSAGAQALEAALCCPVDYDPRFLEVIPQEVLDRDYGCGDPSQHLGEGETVLDLGSGGGKIAFIASQVIGESGRVIGVDINDEMLALAESAKPQVADAIGYSNVEFRKGRIQDMRLDVAATEKWLAENPVTDLASLQAFEAETARQRAQSPLIPDASVDAVVSNCVLNLVATDLKGELFAEIFRVLRKGGRAIISDIVSDVEVPEHLQADPELWSGCISGAFQEEAFLKAFEDAGFYGVTLEKRDSAPWQVVEGIEFRSVTVVAYKGKQGPCYDHGQAVVFKGPWKAVLDDDAHVYERGVPTAVCAKTFQILQGAPYGGQFELLEPAEPVDPDNAPLFACASPVTLSAEGPSAPVRRPVSGLSTTASTDGACC; this is encoded by the coding sequence GTGACCCCACTGAGCACCGGCCCAGACGTCGAGCAGGCCGTGGCCGAGCGCTACAGCGCCGGCGCGCAGGCACTCGAGGCAGCGCTGTGCTGCCCCGTCGACTACGACCCCCGCTTCCTCGAGGTCATCCCGCAGGAGGTGCTCGACCGCGACTACGGCTGCGGCGACCCGAGCCAGCACCTCGGCGAGGGCGAGACCGTGCTGGATCTCGGCAGCGGTGGCGGCAAGATCGCCTTCATCGCCTCGCAGGTCATCGGCGAGAGCGGCCGGGTCATCGGCGTCGACATCAACGACGAGATGCTGGCGCTCGCGGAGAGCGCGAAGCCACAGGTGGCCGACGCCATCGGCTACTCCAACGTCGAGTTCCGCAAGGGCCGTATCCAGGACATGCGCCTGGACGTCGCCGCAACCGAGAAGTGGCTCGCCGAGAACCCGGTCACCGACCTCGCGTCGCTGCAGGCGTTCGAGGCCGAGACGGCGCGCCAGCGCGCGCAGTCGCCGCTGATCCCGGACGCCAGCGTCGACGCGGTCGTCTCCAACTGCGTGCTCAACCTGGTCGCGACCGACCTCAAGGGCGAGCTGTTCGCCGAGATCTTCCGCGTCCTGCGCAAGGGCGGCCGGGCCATCATCAGCGACATCGTCAGCGACGTCGAGGTGCCCGAGCACCTGCAGGCCGACCCCGAGCTGTGGAGCGGCTGCATCTCCGGCGCCTTCCAGGAGGAGGCCTTCCTGAAGGCGTTCGAGGACGCCGGCTTCTACGGCGTCACGCTGGAGAAGCGCGACAGCGCCCCGTGGCAGGTCGTCGAGGGCATCGAGTTCCGCTCCGTGACGGTGGTGGCCTACAAGGGCAAGCAGGGCCCCTGCTACGACCACGGCCAGGCAGTCGTCTTCAAGGGGCCCTGGAAGGCTGTGCTGGACGACGACGCCCACGTCTACGAGCGAGGCGTCCCGACCGCGGTGTGCGCCAAGACGTTCCAAATCCTGCAGGGTGCGCCGTACGGCGGCCAGTTCGAGCTGCTCGAGCCGGCCGAGCCGGTCGACCCCGACAACGCGCCACTGTTCGCCTGCGCGTCTCCGGTGACGCTGAGCGCCGAGGGGCCGTCCGCACCCGTCCGTCGTCCGGTGAGCGGCCTGTCGACCACCGCGAGCACCGACGGCGCCTGCTGCTGA
- a CDS encoding radical SAM protein → MTRIAVCGGVYSNPYALRAFVQDARARGAEQLYCLGDLGGYGAEPDAIWPLLLENDVTVVAGNYDVAVGRGDTDCGCGYSDPRDNEFAQLMYDYTLAHTSRDYARWMTTLPTERRFELDGVDVHLVHGSTLALNDFWWESLPEEQHVLRVQESGADLIMCTHSGLPWQQQVGDTLVVNVGVLGRPANDGRREVWYALVDLGDGRATAELVPLAYDWEAQAASMRAGGLPEAFVETVEAGWWTTCLEIVPPYERSLGRYQLYRSALPSGFEQEQVSWADAPEVVDDGLPVVPLFGSPMFPPRLWLYTNFHCNLACSYCSVASSPLARRRSPGLGRVKGLVDEAVMEGFTEIYLTGGEPFLEPDIVEMVLYATERLDVVLLTNGMLYQGWRLEQLQRLAGRERLVLQTSIDAASPQGHDVNRGAGSWQKAMDGLRLAGELGLPVRVGMTETPQNAHEVEPLRELLAGMGIVGRDFAVRPLVQRGFSDSGAKISDLNTVPELAVTTDGVHWHPAGADVETSPDMLLARHPSADRWVSLAEGKRLVVEHFLTLRRADGSLPLVYNCAV, encoded by the coding sequence ATGACCCGCATCGCCGTCTGCGGTGGCGTCTACTCCAACCCCTACGCCCTGCGCGCCTTCGTGCAGGATGCGCGTGCCCGGGGCGCCGAGCAGCTCTACTGCCTGGGCGACCTCGGCGGCTACGGCGCCGAGCCGGACGCGATCTGGCCGCTGCTGCTCGAGAACGACGTCACCGTCGTGGCGGGCAACTACGACGTCGCGGTCGGCCGCGGCGACACCGACTGTGGTTGCGGTTACAGCGACCCGCGGGACAACGAGTTCGCCCAGCTGATGTACGACTACACGCTGGCCCACACCAGCCGTGACTACGCGCGGTGGATGACGACGCTGCCCACCGAGCGCCGCTTCGAGCTCGACGGCGTGGACGTGCACCTGGTGCACGGCTCGACACTGGCGCTCAACGACTTCTGGTGGGAGTCGCTGCCCGAGGAGCAGCACGTGCTGCGGGTGCAGGAGTCCGGCGCCGACCTGATCATGTGCACCCACTCCGGCCTGCCGTGGCAGCAGCAGGTGGGCGACACCCTCGTCGTCAACGTCGGCGTGCTGGGCCGTCCCGCCAACGACGGCCGGCGCGAGGTCTGGTACGCCCTGGTCGACCTCGGCGACGGTCGCGCCACCGCCGAGCTCGTCCCGCTGGCCTACGACTGGGAGGCGCAGGCCGCCTCCATGCGAGCCGGCGGGCTGCCCGAGGCGTTCGTCGAGACCGTCGAGGCCGGCTGGTGGACCACCTGCCTCGAGATCGTCCCGCCGTACGAGCGCAGTCTGGGCCGCTACCAGCTCTACCGCTCGGCACTGCCCTCGGGCTTCGAGCAGGAGCAGGTCTCCTGGGCCGACGCGCCGGAGGTCGTCGACGACGGCCTGCCGGTGGTGCCGCTGTTCGGCTCGCCGATGTTCCCGCCGCGGCTGTGGCTCTACACCAACTTCCACTGCAACCTGGCCTGCTCCTACTGCTCTGTCGCCAGCAGCCCGCTGGCCCGCCGGCGCTCGCCCGGTCTCGGACGGGTCAAGGGGCTGGTCGACGAGGCGGTGATGGAGGGCTTCACCGAGATCTACCTCACCGGCGGGGAGCCGTTCCTCGAGCCCGACATCGTCGAGATGGTGCTCTACGCGACCGAGCGGCTCGACGTGGTGCTGCTGACCAACGGCATGCTCTACCAGGGCTGGCGGCTCGAACAGCTCCAGCGGCTGGCCGGCAGGGAGCGGCTCGTCCTGCAGACCTCGATCGACGCCGCGTCGCCGCAGGGGCACGACGTCAACCGCGGCGCCGGCTCGTGGCAGAAGGCGATGGACGGCCTGCGCCTGGCCGGCGAGCTCGGCCTGCCGGTCCGGGTCGGCATGACCGAGACACCGCAGAACGCGCACGAGGTGGAGCCGCTGCGAGAACTGCTCGCCGGGATGGGGATCGTCGGCAGGGACTTCGCCGTACGACCTCTGGTGCAGCGCGGCTTCTCCGACTCCGGCGCCAAGATCTCCGACCTGAACACCGTGCCGGAGCTGGCCGTCACCACCGACGGGGTGCACTGGCACCCGGCCGGCGCCGACGTGGAGACCAGCCCCGACATGCTGCTCGCCCGGCACCCGTCGGCCGACCGCTGGGTGTCGCTCGCCGAGGGCAAGCGGCTGGTCGTCGAGCACTTCCTCACGCTCCGCCGGGCGGACGGCTCCCTGCCGCTCGTCTACAACTGCGCCGTCTGA
- a CDS encoding aldehyde dehydrogenase family protein, which yields MLHHFYDGRRQVPLAEGVTPVVDPSTGSAYDNAPVAAGPDLDAAFASAARTFPLWRDRTPAERSRLLLRLADLLEERAGQFVTAECRNTGKPVSAMRAEMPHIVDVIRFSAGASRVQESMAAGEYAEGHTSFLRREPLGVVAQITPWNYPLMMATWKWAPAVAAGNTVVLKSAETTPVTPLMLAELAAEVLPPGVLNVVCGDRSTGAAMVGHDLPAMVSLTGSARAGREVMAAAAPSIKRLHLELGGKAPVLVFDDCDLDVTVQGLLDIGYYNAGQSCTAATKVLAGPGVHDELVARLAAGAARLQVGEHGYYGALNNPQQLARVAGMVDRRGPHTELLAGGTPLARDGFYYPATVVAGVREQDELATDEVFGPVVTVQRVTDEADALATANDTPYGLAASVWTTDHGRAMRCAKALDFGAVWLNCHSVLATEMPHGGYASSGFGSDLSAYSLRDYTRLKHVVSRLA from the coding sequence GTGCTGCACCACTTCTACGACGGCCGACGGCAGGTCCCCCTGGCCGAGGGCGTGACTCCGGTCGTGGACCCCTCGACCGGTTCGGCGTACGACAACGCGCCGGTTGCAGCCGGGCCGGACCTCGATGCGGCCTTCGCCTCCGCGGCCCGCACCTTCCCCCTCTGGCGGGACCGGACGCCGGCCGAGCGGTCGCGGCTGCTGCTGCGGCTGGCCGACCTGCTCGAGGAGCGGGCCGGGCAGTTCGTCACCGCCGAGTGCCGCAACACCGGCAAGCCGGTCTCCGCCATGCGCGCGGAGATGCCGCACATCGTGGACGTGATCCGCTTCAGCGCAGGCGCCTCCCGCGTCCAGGAGTCGATGGCCGCGGGTGAGTACGCCGAGGGGCACACGTCGTTCCTGCGTCGCGAGCCGCTGGGGGTGGTCGCGCAGATCACGCCCTGGAACTACCCCCTGATGATGGCGACCTGGAAGTGGGCCCCGGCGGTCGCGGCCGGCAACACCGTCGTGCTCAAGAGTGCCGAGACCACGCCCGTCACACCGCTGATGCTCGCCGAGCTGGCCGCGGAGGTGCTCCCGCCGGGGGTGCTCAACGTCGTCTGCGGCGACCGCTCGACCGGCGCCGCCATGGTCGGGCACGACCTGCCGGCGATGGTCTCGCTCACCGGCTCGGCCCGCGCCGGACGCGAGGTCATGGCCGCTGCCGCGCCGAGCATCAAGCGGCTGCACCTCGAGCTCGGCGGCAAGGCTCCGGTGCTCGTCTTCGACGACTGCGACCTCGACGTGACCGTCCAGGGACTGCTGGACATCGGCTACTACAACGCCGGCCAGTCCTGCACCGCCGCCACCAAGGTGCTGGCCGGGCCCGGCGTGCACGACGAGCTGGTCGCCCGGCTCGCCGCCGGCGCGGCCCGGTTGCAGGTCGGCGAGCACGGCTACTACGGCGCGCTCAACAACCCCCAGCAGCTGGCCCGGGTGGCGGGGATGGTCGACCGACGCGGGCCGCACACCGAGCTGCTCGCCGGCGGCACCCCGCTCGCCCGCGACGGCTTCTACTACCCGGCCACCGTCGTCGCGGGAGTCCGCGAGCAGGACGAGCTGGCGACCGACGAGGTCTTCGGGCCGGTGGTCACGGTGCAGCGGGTGACCGACGAGGCGGACGCGCTGGCCACCGCCAACGACACGCCGTACGGCCTGGCCGCGAGCGTCTGGACGACCGACCACGGCCGGGCCATGCGCTGCGCGAAGGCGCTCGACTTCGGCGCCGTATGGCTCAACTGCCACTCGGTGCTCGCGACCGAGATGCCGCACGGCGGCTACGCGTCGTCCGGTTTCGGCAGCGATCTGTCGGCCTACTCCCTGCGCGACTACACCCGCCTCAAGCATGTCGTCAGCCGGCTGGCCTGA
- a CDS encoding SDR family oxidoreductase, whose product MPLLDGKRLLVTGVLTEQSLASAVVRTALDEGAEVLLSSPLCRAWPLTSRTAGRLGVPAPVLELDVTLPSDLARLEAGVREAGWDRVDGVLHAIAYLPAGSGSGDFAAQPWEMTGEVFQTTAWSLAAVVHALRPLLPCGGSVVALDVDASRAWSSLGWLGVAQAGLEATARYLARELGPAGVRVNVVATGPHRTLLTRALDGHHELADRWARDAPLGWDPGDATAVAKAAVTLLSDWLPATTGEVLHVDGGMHAVG is encoded by the coding sequence ATGCCGCTGCTCGACGGGAAGCGCCTGCTGGTGACCGGCGTGCTCACCGAGCAGTCGCTGGCCAGTGCGGTGGTGCGCACCGCGCTGGACGAGGGGGCCGAGGTGCTGCTCAGCTCGCCGCTGTGCCGGGCCTGGCCGCTGACCAGCAGGACGGCCGGCCGGCTCGGTGTCCCCGCCCCGGTCCTCGAGCTCGACGTGACGCTGCCGTCCGACCTCGCGCGGCTGGAGGCGGGGGTGCGCGAGGCCGGCTGGGACCGGGTCGACGGCGTGCTGCACGCGATCGCCTATCTGCCGGCGGGTTCCGGCTCCGGGGACTTCGCCGCCCAGCCATGGGAGATGACCGGGGAGGTCTTCCAGACGACCGCGTGGTCGCTCGCGGCCGTCGTCCACGCGCTGCGTCCGCTGCTCCCGTGCGGCGGCTCCGTGGTCGCGCTGGACGTCGACGCCTCCCGCGCGTGGAGCTCGCTCGGCTGGCTCGGCGTCGCGCAGGCCGGCCTCGAGGCGACCGCGCGCTACCTCGCCCGCGAGCTGGGCCCGGCCGGTGTGCGGGTGAACGTCGTCGCGACCGGCCCGCACCGCACGCTGCTGACCCGCGCGCTTGACGGGCACCACGAGCTGGCGGACCGGTGGGCGCGGGACGCGCCGCTGGGCTGGGACCCCGGGGACGCCACCGCCGTCGCGAAGGCCGCGGTGACGTTGCTGTCGGACTGGCTCCCGGCCACGACCGGCGAGGTGCTCCACGTCGACGGCGGGATGCACGCCGTCGGCTAG
- a CDS encoding class I adenylate-forming enzyme family protein codes for MDEHDLDDRPGDPVVVQSWLGAPARSYARRPPTVLHVLDRAVRRWPRRTAFVDVDGTQVTYDAFAARVETAAAALRARGLPAGSSVAVASGNTLDLATAVFACARAGLVMVGLNTRLAPSQWAYLLEHSRVQLSLGSEAYLDGLRAAGALAALPLADVLREVDPRSWAFDPQDAPAEDGTYAVVYTSGTTGRPKASQVVHRCSVHSGMSYQRVLQLGPDDVTAVLFPMYYISAMHAHVLPAMLAGARCVLVDTVSPKEYVALLARHHVSWAYAVPSWWRLCLRVGNFRDLPALSRLAAGGAPFPADLVAALRERLPQVRLHDVYGLSETHSPGCIATDDDLRGRPGSVGRTLDCMQAQVRGDDGTVLGPGEPGELWLRGSLVTTGYACDAAATAAAIVEGWFDTGDIARMDAQGYVTVLDRTKDMINHGGTKIFSAELEELLRRHPAVEDAAVVGVPDPLAGEAVAAFVVAGAPLTAAEVRAWVREGMADYATPKLVELVDALPRNAVGKTDKPALRARLA; via the coding sequence GTGGACGAGCACGACCTCGACGACCGGCCCGGCGACCCCGTGGTCGTCCAGAGCTGGCTCGGCGCCCCGGCCCGCTCCTACGCCCGCAGGCCGCCGACGGTGCTGCACGTGCTGGACCGCGCCGTACGCCGCTGGCCGCGGCGGACCGCGTTCGTGGACGTGGACGGGACGCAGGTGACCTACGACGCGTTCGCCGCACGGGTCGAGACGGCCGCCGCCGCGCTGCGAGCGCGGGGCCTGCCGGCCGGCTCGTCGGTCGCCGTGGCCAGCGGCAACACGCTGGACCTCGCGACCGCCGTCTTCGCCTGCGCCCGGGCCGGCCTGGTCATGGTCGGCCTCAACACGCGGCTCGCCCCGTCCCAGTGGGCCTACCTGCTCGAGCACTCCCGGGTGCAACTCTCCCTCGGCAGCGAGGCGTACCTGGACGGCCTGCGGGCCGCCGGCGCCCTCGCCGCACTGCCGCTGGCGGACGTGCTGCGGGAGGTGGATCCGCGATCGTGGGCCTTCGACCCGCAGGATGCGCCGGCGGAGGACGGCACCTACGCCGTCGTCTACACCTCGGGCACCACCGGGCGGCCCAAGGCGTCGCAGGTCGTGCACCGGTGCTCCGTGCACTCCGGCATGAGCTACCAGCGGGTGCTGCAGCTCGGCCCGGACGACGTGACCGCGGTGCTGTTCCCGATGTACTACATCTCGGCGATGCACGCACACGTGCTGCCGGCCATGCTGGCCGGTGCCCGCTGCGTGCTGGTCGACACGGTCTCGCCGAAGGAGTACGTCGCCCTGCTCGCCCGGCACCACGTCTCGTGGGCGTACGCCGTCCCGTCCTGGTGGCGACTGTGCCTGCGGGTCGGGAACTTCCGGGACCTGCCGGCACTGTCGCGGCTCGCCGCGGGCGGCGCCCCCTTCCCGGCGGACCTGGTGGCCGCGCTGCGCGAGCGACTACCGCAGGTCCGGCTGCACGACGTCTACGGGCTGTCCGAGACGCACTCCCCCGGCTGCATCGCCACCGACGACGACCTACGCGGGCGTCCCGGCAGCGTCGGCCGGACGCTGGACTGCATGCAGGCGCAGGTGCGCGGCGACGACGGCACCGTCCTGGGACCGGGCGAACCCGGCGAGCTGTGGCTGCGCGGCTCGCTGGTCACCACCGGCTACGCCTGCGACGCCGCCGCCACGGCGGCCGCCATCGTCGAGGGTTGGTTCGACACCGGTGACATCGCCCGGATGGACGCGCAGGGATACGTCACCGTGCTGGACCGCACCAAAGACATGATCAACCACGGCGGGACGAAGATCTTCAGCGCCGAGCTGGAGGAGCTGCTCCGGCGACACCCGGCGGTCGAGGACGCCGCGGTGGTGGGCGTGCCGGACCCGCTCGCGGGCGAGGCGGTCGCGGCCTTCGTGGTGGCCGGCGCGCCCCTCACGGCGGCCGAGGTGCGCGCGTGGGTGCGCGAGGGGATGGCCGACTACGCCACGCCGAAGCTGGTCGAGCTGGTGGACGCGCTGCCGCGCAACGCCGTCGGCAAGACCGACAAGCCGGCCCTGCGCGCCCGGTTAGCCTGA
- a CDS encoding potassium channel family protein yields MPARSAGRATSAVVLPQSEIGPVRAVLRRVVIALAALVAVALIVWGDRDGYTDSSDGVVDLLDAFYYATVSLSTTGYGDITPVTDQARLVNVLLITPLRVLFLIILVGTTLEVLTQRTRDQLRQSRWRSALREHTVVVGYGTKGRSAVRALLDDGADKSMIVAVDNDPEHITDANNDGIAAISGDGTRADVLRQADVEHAARVIVAVPRDDAAVLVTLTVRRHNPKAYVVAAVREAENAPLLREGGANGVVVSSEAAGRLLGVAASSPSTGAIFEDLLVPGQGLELTERDVLREEVGLPPRACRDLVVAIIRDGVTTLFNTDHDVKLRRTDRVVVVRGAPTT; encoded by the coding sequence GTGCCGGCGAGGTCGGCCGGCCGCGCCACCTCCGCCGTCGTCCTGCCGCAGTCGGAGATCGGTCCGGTCCGGGCCGTGCTCCGGCGGGTGGTGATCGCGCTGGCGGCCCTCGTGGCCGTCGCCCTGATCGTCTGGGGCGACAGGGACGGCTACACCGACAGTTCGGACGGCGTCGTCGACCTGCTCGACGCCTTCTACTACGCCACGGTCAGCCTCTCGACCACCGGCTACGGCGACATCACGCCGGTGACCGACCAGGCTCGGCTGGTCAACGTGCTCCTGATCACGCCGCTGCGGGTCCTGTTCCTCATCATCCTGGTCGGCACGACTCTCGAGGTGCTCACGCAACGCACCCGGGATCAGCTGCGGCAGAGCCGCTGGAGGTCCGCGTTGCGCGAGCACACCGTCGTCGTCGGCTACGGCACGAAGGGGCGCAGCGCGGTCCGCGCGCTGCTGGACGACGGGGCCGACAAGTCCATGATCGTGGCGGTCGACAACGATCCGGAGCACATCACCGACGCCAACAACGACGGCATCGCGGCGATCAGCGGGGACGGCACCCGGGCGGACGTGCTGCGTCAGGCCGACGTCGAGCATGCCGCCCGGGTCATCGTCGCCGTGCCGCGGGACGACGCGGCCGTCCTGGTCACCCTCACGGTGCGCCGGCACAACCCGAAGGCCTACGTCGTGGCGGCGGTGCGCGAGGCGGAGAACGCCCCGCTGCTGCGGGAGGGCGGCGCCAACGGCGTCGTCGTCTCCTCCGAGGCGGCCGGCCGGCTGCTGGGGGTGGCCGCCTCGAGTCCCTCGACCGGCGCCATCTTCGAGGACCTGCTCGTCCCGGGACAGGGCCTGGAGTTGACCGAGCGCGACGTCCTGCGCGAGGAGGTGGGGCTGCCGCCGCGGGCCTGCCGGGACCTGGTCGTGGCGATCATCCGGGACGGCGTCACCACGCTGTTCAACACCGATCACGACGTCAAGCTGCGGCGGACCGACCGGGTGGTCGTCGTCCGGGGGGCGCCGACCACCTGA
- a CDS encoding ferritin-like domain-containing protein, with translation MSTHELYTVPAEHATWDVRMQGASRFTWEYDEGRDRLLSLYQKGKDKQWDSVHRIDWDLEVDPLDVLGMPDETIPLFGTAQWDRIKNDRAAVAELKQHLTAWQFSQFLHGEQGAMICSARIVESVPDLDAKFYAATQTMDEARHAETYARFLQDKVGLVYPINPHLKSLLDDTLTDSRWDMPYLGMQVLIEGLALAAFGLLRDMTDKPLPKQILAYVMQDEARHVAFGRLVLKDYYAQLTSAEKAEREEFVVEGCSLMRDRFRQEEVWGNLGFDVEESMKSVENSQYFKLFQSLLFSRIAPCVKDIGLFGTKVQSAFADMGVLDMAGVDLAALMKQDEDLADLLDVEKRELLVRGQEVEKTIAMAFES, from the coding sequence ATGAGCACGCACGAGCTGTACACCGTGCCGGCCGAGCACGCGACGTGGGACGTCCGGATGCAGGGCGCCTCCCGCTTCACCTGGGAGTACGACGAGGGGCGTGACCGCCTGCTGTCGCTCTACCAGAAGGGCAAGGACAAGCAGTGGGACTCGGTGCACCGGATCGACTGGGATCTCGAGGTCGACCCGCTGGACGTCCTCGGCATGCCGGACGAGACGATCCCCCTTTTCGGCACCGCGCAGTGGGACCGGATCAAGAACGACCGTGCGGCCGTCGCCGAACTCAAGCAGCACCTCACGGCCTGGCAGTTCAGCCAGTTCCTGCACGGCGAGCAGGGCGCGATGATCTGCTCCGCCCGGATCGTGGAGTCCGTCCCCGATCTGGACGCGAAGTTCTACGCGGCGACGCAGACGATGGACGAGGCGCGGCACGCCGAGACCTACGCGCGCTTCCTGCAGGACAAGGTCGGGCTGGTCTACCCGATCAACCCCCACCTGAAGTCGCTGCTCGACGACACGCTGACCGACAGTCGCTGGGACATGCCCTACCTCGGCATGCAGGTGCTCATCGAGGGACTGGCGCTGGCGGCGTTCGGGCTGCTGCGGGACATGACGGACAAGCCGCTACCCAAGCAGATCCTGGCGTACGTGATGCAGGACGAGGCGCGTCACGTCGCCTTCGGGCGGCTGGTGCTCAAGGACTACTACGCCCAGCTGACGTCGGCGGAGAAGGCGGAGCGCGAGGAGTTCGTCGTCGAGGGCTGCTCCCTGATGCGCGACCGCTTCCGGCAGGAGGAGGTGTGGGGCAACCTCGGCTTCGACGTCGAGGAGTCGATGAAGTCGGTGGAGAACTCGCAGTACTTCAAGCTGTTCCAGTCCCTGCTCTTCAGCCGGATCGCCCCGTGCGTCAAGGACATCGGGCTGTTCGGCACGAAGGTGCAGAGCGCCTTCGCGGACATGGGCGTGCTCGACATGGCCGGGGTCGACCTGGCCGCGCTGATGAAGCAGGACGAGGACCTCGCCGACCTTCTCGACGTGGAGAAGCGCGAGCTGCTGGTGCGCGGGCAGGAGGTCGAGAAGACCATCGCGATGGCGTTCGAGAGCTGA
- the rsgA gene encoding ribosome small subunit-dependent GTPase A, with protein sequence MSPRELDEDDVRVRPGRSSRPRTRTRPSHEDAAPADVLSVDRGRYRLRSQDGRLLTAVRARELGRRAVVVGDRVAVVGDLSGGPDALGRIVRIEPRTSLLRRTPDDTDPVERAVVANAEVLVVVTALADPVPRPRLVDRCLVAAYDGGLVPLLCLTKSDLAAPEELVALYEPLGVEVVVTGPGAEHPGVDRLRARLAGRTSVLFGQSGVGKSTLVNRLVPDAQRAVGDVTGVGKGRHTSSSAVALALPGGGTVIDTPGVRSFGLGAVTVERVLAAFPDLAEGAAFCPPGCDHRAGTAGCALDGWVAEGRATSARLDSLRRLLEALSAAEE encoded by the coding sequence ATGAGCCCGCGTGAACTCGACGAGGACGACGTGCGGGTCCGTCCCGGGCGCAGCTCCCGCCCGCGCACCCGCACCCGGCCGTCCCACGAGGACGCCGCACCCGCCGACGTGCTCAGCGTCGACCGGGGCCGCTACCGGCTGCGGTCGCAGGACGGCAGGCTCCTGACGGCGGTACGCGCGCGCGAACTCGGCCGGCGGGCGGTCGTGGTGGGCGACCGCGTCGCCGTCGTCGGCGACCTGTCGGGCGGCCCGGACGCGCTGGGCCGCATCGTCCGGATCGAGCCGCGCACGTCGCTGCTGCGGCGTACCCCCGACGACACCGATCCGGTCGAACGGGCGGTCGTCGCCAACGCCGAGGTGCTCGTCGTCGTGACGGCGCTGGCCGACCCGGTGCCCCGCCCGCGGCTGGTCGACCGGTGTCTGGTCGCGGCCTACGACGGTGGGCTGGTCCCGCTGCTCTGCCTGACCAAGAGCGACCTGGCGGCCCCGGAGGAGCTCGTGGCGCTCTACGAGCCGCTGGGCGTCGAGGTCGTGGTGACCGGCCCCGGCGCCGAGCACCCGGGCGTCGACCGGCTGCGCGCCCGGCTCGCCGGCCGTACCAGCGTGCTGTTCGGGCAGTCCGGCGTCGGGAAGTCGACCCTGGTGAACCGGCTCGTCCCGGACGCCCAACGGGCGGTCGGCGACGTCACCGGGGTCGGCAAGGGCCGGCACACGTCCTCCTCCGCCGTGGCGCTGGCCCTGCCGGGCGGCGGCACCGTCATCGACACGCCGGGGGTGCGGTCGTTCGGGCTCGGCGCCGTCACCGTGGAGCGGGTGCTGGCGGCGTTCCCCGACCTGGCGGAGGGTGCGGCCTTCTGCCCGCCCGGCTGTGACCACCGGGCCGGGACGGCCGGCTGCGCGCTCGACGGCTGGGTCGCCGAGGGGCGGGCGACCTCCGCCCGGCTGGACTCGCTGCGCCGGCTGCTCGAGGCGCTGTCCGCCGCGGAGGAGTAG